The sequence TGCTTCGGAATCGAACGGAACCGGAGACAGGCCGCAGGCAGCATCGCAGAACCTGGCACGGCAAGTTGGGCTGGTGCGCGGGATCGGATCGGCTTGCAGGGCCGCCTTGGCCGAGAGCAGATCGGCGAGAAACGTCTCGCTTTCTTCCGCAACCGTACCGATCGAGCCATTATAGAGGACGGTGCGTTCCAGGTTTTCCCAATCCACCGCGCCGATTTCCACCCGCGCTGCGTCGAACCGCCCGGCAGCCAGATCGCCTGAAGCGATACTGCCATGCGACAACGCGCCCTGCATTTCGGCGCTATCATCGGACAAGTCTGCGGTGCGGCGGATGGCCGAGGGCAGGATCCCAGGGGCGGCGCGGTGCAGCACCCCGTCAAACCACAGGTCGCGGTCATGGCTGGTGAATCCCAAGGTCACCCCGTCGCGGCGATGGATGCGCCAGAAGGTCGCGACGCCTTCCAGTTCCGAGGCGAAGAAGACGCGGTGCGTAGCGGCGCTCATGATGCCTCGCGAATTTCAACGAGCGGAACCGAAGGCGCTTCGCCAACGGCGAATGCGGTGGCGGTAATGTCGAGGCGATCTTCGGCAAAGCGCACCGGCACGTCGAACAGAAACCCGGCGCGAATCTCGGCACCTGCCGCGGGCGGTTCCGTTAAAGTAATCTGACCGCCGGCCGCCGCCGTCCAACCGGTTTCGATCTGACCGCCAACGCTGATCTGGATCGTTTCGGTTCGCGGCCTCGTTATGGGCCGCACCTGCGGATCTTCGCCTGCACCGTAATTCTTCACCAGCTGGAACGTCGCCGCCAGCCCATCGCCAATACCGATCAGCTGGTCGGTGGGAGCGGGCGTGTCGGTCATGCCGGCAGAACTGAAATCGAAGGGATCGGACAGGCGGAAGCCACGCGCGGCCCCGCGGCGAGCGCGGAAGAACTGCAGCAATACGCCCAGCTCGGCCTCGCTGCGTATGCCCGGTCCGACATCGAAGCGCAGCCGGGCATCGGACCACAGCGAATTGCGCCGTTCATGCCCAGATGCGGTGACCGCGACCGAGGTAGAAAATTCCGGACTGACGCCGGCATCGCGGCCCAGCGCGAGAGGGTAGAGAACATCGTCGAAAGCTTGCACCTGATCCTCCTGGGAAGGCGCGAGGCGGGTATAGCCGTCGCGCGAAACTTGGGGCAGCGCCCAGACATATCGTTGGGTGACCCCGCGAGTTGCGGCCTCGTCCAGACCTGCATCGATCAGCGGCCAGTATCTGTCGGCATCCTGCGACCGCAGGACGAAGCCGGAGAGGTAATCCTGCCGCTCGATGGGATAACCCAGCCGTTCGTCGATTTCGGCATAGGCGGCGCGGCGGCGCGCATCGGCACCGTCCGTGAGCCAGTCGTAATCTTCCACCTGCAACCGGTCGAACGCCGGATCGGCCCAGCCGGTAGGCAAATTGGCACGCTTCGATTCGGGCGTGTTCGGGTCGAGTATCGTGGGGGTGAAGGCCAGCAGCATGACCTCGGCCGGACCGCTCGCCGCAGCGCGCACCGACTGCGTCAAGGCAGCCGTCGATGCGGCGAGCAGCGCGCCCGCCTGGTCGAGCAGAACGGTCCGCGCCGGGTCCATATTGCCGCGCAGATCGTCGATGATCGGCGGATTGCCGCCAAATGCCGCGCGGGCGGAGTTGTCATACAAGCAGGGCTTGAAGCTACCGGGGATCGTCCACCACCACGGTTCGCCAATCTGGAACAGAACAGGCAGGCCGGCCTGCTCGATTAGCGTCACAAAATTGCTCGCGACCGCCTGCAGCCAGCCCATCGCCTGGTCGTTGGCAGGCGAGAGCAAGCAGGATGGCGGGATCCAGCCGGTCGTGGCGGGCTCGCCATCGTGGGCCAGCTGCCGCCAATCGTCGGGGCAATGGTCGGCGAACAATTCGTAGGATAGCGAGGCGATCGCATCATATCCCCGCGCCTTGCATTCGGTGAAGAATGCGCGGTGCCACGCTGCTGCCGGGGTGCATAGAGTGCCATCCACCGCCGCCGTCAGGCCCGTGCCCTCGCGCACCAGCCGGAAGAAATGGCTCATCCCAACATAATGCAGCAGTCGTCCGCGATAGCCGAGCCCGCGAATCGCGCGGATCAGCCGGGCGGGCGTCTGGTTGAAGGCATCGTCATAAGCCGTGGCTATCT comes from Alteripontixanthobacter sp. and encodes:
- a CDS encoding DUF2163 domain-containing protein → MSAATHRVFFASELEGVATFWRIHRRDGVTLGFTSHDRDLWFDGVLHRAAPGILPSAIRRTADLSDDSAEMQGALSHGSIASGDLAAGRFDAARVEIGAVDWENLERTVLYNGSIGTVAEESETFLADLLSAKAALQADPIPRTSPTCRARFCDAACGLSPVPFDSEAAATAIDHSANAVQFAHDQPARFAAGSLRWIDGPQAGLRFDILSADAAGLVLDPVLDPALVPGMRAELREGCDHTFATCRDRFGNGVNFQGEPYLPGNDLLTRRPGAQ
- a CDS encoding DUF2460 domain-containing protein; translation: MAFTLTRQRRGQESDFIQRFDPRFWTVNFPRPMMASVVSTAYDACRVDLEFHHAGELAGLIWDSEDTLDHPLLAYTANRDYSHTVLRFRWRSGGIIPLDQPNGPTLTIEGRDAAGQPRAWYVRLWNYATGTPTDASVELRFSDLQSGYGLPGESVHPADIDRMFISLVPPGYVPGSEAALPVRADGWAELTEIFCEGEHAMLEIGDVMLPPHGEQIATAYDDAFNQTPARLIRAIRGLGYRGRLLHYVGMSHFFRLVREGTGLTAAVDGTLCTPAAAWHRAFFTECKARGYDAIASLSYELFADHCPDDWRQLAHDGEPATTGWIPPSCLLSPANDQAMGWLQAVASNFVTLIEQAGLPVLFQIGEPWWWTIPGSFKPCLYDNSARAAFGGNPPIIDDLRGNMDPARTVLLDQAGALLAASTAALTQSVRAAASGPAEVMLLAFTPTILDPNTPESKRANLPTGWADPAFDRLQVEDYDWLTDGADARRRAAYAEIDERLGYPIERQDYLSGFVLRSQDADRYWPLIDAGLDEAATRGVTQRYVWALPQVSRDGYTRLAPSQEDQVQAFDDVLYPLALGRDAGVSPEFSTSVAVTASGHERRNSLWSDARLRFDVGPGIRSEAELGVLLQFFRARRGAARGFRLSDPFDFSSAGMTDTPAPTDQLIGIGDGLAATFQLVKNYGAGEDPQVRPITRPRTETIQISVGGQIETGWTAAAGGQITLTEPPAAGAEIRAGFLFDVPVRFAEDRLDITATAFAVGEAPSVPLVEIREAS